From the genome of Pseudomonas yamanorum, one region includes:
- a CDS encoding flavin reductase family protein produces MSDDIHFYEPANGHGLPHDPFNAIVGPRPIGWISSQDREGRLNLAPYSFFNAFNYIPPIIGFSSVGRKDSLNNIEQTGEFVWNLATRPLAEQMNQSCAPVSPEVNEFELSGLTPVASKVIAVPRVGESPVSFECKVTQIIQLQRADEELVPSWLVLGEVVAVHIAKWLLKDGVYDTAAAEPILRGGGPADYFQLGPEALFKMYRPGAAKR; encoded by the coding sequence ATGTCCGACGATATTCATTTCTACGAACCCGCCAACGGCCACGGCCTGCCCCATGACCCATTCAATGCGATTGTCGGCCCACGCCCGATTGGCTGGATTTCGTCCCAGGACCGCGAAGGCCGCCTGAACCTGGCGCCCTACAGTTTCTTCAATGCGTTTAACTACATTCCGCCGATCATTGGGTTTTCCAGTGTCGGGCGCAAAGACAGCCTGAACAACATCGAACAGACCGGTGAGTTCGTGTGGAACCTGGCTACCCGCCCGCTGGCCGAGCAGATGAACCAGAGCTGCGCGCCGGTCTCGCCCGAGGTCAACGAGTTTGAATTGTCCGGCCTGACGCCGGTGGCTTCAAAAGTGATCGCCGTGCCTCGCGTGGGTGAGAGCCCGGTGTCGTTCGAGTGCAAGGTGACGCAGATCATTCAGCTGCAGCGCGCCGACGAGGAGCTGGTGCCGAGCTGGCTGGTGCTTGGCGAGGTCGTGGCGGTGCATATCGCCAAGTGGCTGTTGAAAGACGGGGTGTACGACACGGCTGCCGCCGAGCCGATCCTGCGTGGAGGCGGCCCGGCGGATTATTTTCAGCTGGGGCCGGAAGCGCTGTTCAAAATGTACCGCCCAGGCGCCGCGAAACGCTGA
- a CDS encoding MFS transporter, with the protein MDNSNSLPLGSAAAPAKERTTSSRIKSIFSGSVGNMVEWYDWYVYAAFSLYFAKTFFPKGDTTAQLLNTAAIFAVGFLMRPIGGWLMGLYADKVGRKKALMASVYLMCFGSLLIALSPGYEAIGIGAPILLVFARLLQGLSVGGEYGTSATYLSEMATKERRGFYSSFQYVTLISGQLIALGVLIVLQQTLTTEQLYDWGWRIPFAIGALCAVVALYLRRGMEETESFTKKEKAKESTMRTLMRHPKELMTVVGLTMGGTLAFYTYTTYMQKYLVNTVGMSISDSTTISAATLFLFMCLQPIIGGLSDKVGRRPILIAFGVLGTLFTVPILTTLHTIQTWWGAFFLIMAALIIVSGYTSINAVVKAELFPTEIRALGVGLPYALTVSIFGGTAEYIALWFKSIGMETGYYWYVTACIAVSLLVYVTMKDTRKHSRITTD; encoded by the coding sequence ATGGATAACTCCAACTCCCTGCCTCTGGGGTCGGCGGCTGCGCCGGCAAAAGAACGCACCACCTCCAGCCGTATCAAGTCGATCTTCAGCGGATCGGTCGGCAACATGGTCGAGTGGTACGACTGGTACGTCTACGCTGCTTTCTCTCTGTACTTCGCCAAGACCTTTTTCCCGAAAGGCGACACCACCGCCCAACTCTTGAACACCGCCGCGATCTTCGCCGTGGGCTTCCTGATGCGCCCGATTGGTGGCTGGCTGATGGGCCTGTACGCCGACAAGGTCGGGCGTAAAAAGGCCTTGATGGCCTCGGTGTACCTGATGTGCTTCGGCTCGCTGCTGATTGCCCTGAGCCCGGGTTATGAAGCCATTGGTATCGGTGCGCCGATCCTGCTGGTATTCGCCCGCCTACTGCAGGGGCTGTCGGTCGGGGGCGAATACGGCACCTCCGCCACTTACCTCAGCGAGATGGCGACCAAGGAACGTCGTGGCTTCTACTCCAGCTTCCAGTACGTAACCCTGATCTCTGGCCAGCTCATCGCCCTTGGCGTGCTGATCGTGCTGCAACAGACCCTGACTACCGAGCAGCTGTACGACTGGGGCTGGCGTATCCCGTTCGCCATCGGCGCCCTGTGTGCAGTAGTGGCGCTGTACCTGCGTCGTGGCATGGAAGAAACCGAGTCGTTCACCAAGAAAGAAAAAGCCAAGGAAAGCACGATGCGCACCTTGATGCGCCACCCCAAGGAACTGATGACCGTCGTCGGCCTGACCATGGGCGGTACCCTGGCGTTCTACACCTACACCACCTATATGCAGAAATACCTGGTGAACACCGTCGGCATGAGCATCTCCGACTCCACCACCATTTCAGCAGCCACGCTGTTCCTGTTCATGTGCCTGCAACCCATCATCGGCGGGCTGTCGGACAAGGTTGGCCGCCGGCCAATCCTGATCGCCTTCGGCGTCCTCGGCACGCTGTTCACGGTGCCGATCCTCACCACCCTGCACACCATCCAGACCTGGTGGGGCGCGTTCTTCCTGATCATGGCGGCGCTGATCATCGTCAGCGGCTACACCTCGATCAACGCCGTGGTGAAGGCTGAACTGTTCCCCACCGAAATCCGCGCCCTGGGTGTTGGCTTGCCCTATGCGCTGACCGTGTCGATCTTCGGCGGCACCGCTGAATACATCGCGTTGTGGTTCAAAAGCATCGGCATGGAAACCGGGTACTACTGGTACGTCACCGCGTGTATTGCGGTGTCGCTGCTGGTGTATGTGACCATGAAGGACACCCGCAAGCATTCGCGGATTACCACGGACTAA
- a CDS encoding COG4705 family protein, whose protein sequence is MNKLPQITLAFWVMKICATTLGETAGDLLSMTLNVGYAISSMILISVFLVTLVTQLWSKTYNPVLYWIVILSTSTAGTTMSDFMDRTLGLGYATGSMILVSILVAIFALWRISGDSLNVNKVQTFRGELFYWMAILFSNTLGTALGDFLADDSGLGFAGGALLIGASIAVVVLLKYFTRISSVLLFWVAFVLTRPFGATLGDFLTKPHEKGGLDFGTIGSSAVLAAVLVVMIAGAAYAQRRYGRQAVAELS, encoded by the coding sequence ATGAACAAACTTCCTCAGATCACCCTGGCGTTCTGGGTCATGAAAATCTGCGCCACGACCCTGGGCGAAACCGCCGGGGACTTGCTGTCGATGACCTTGAATGTCGGTTACGCCATCAGCTCAATGATCCTGATCAGCGTGTTCCTGGTCACCCTGGTGACGCAACTCTGGTCGAAAACCTACAACCCGGTGCTGTACTGGATCGTGATCCTGTCCACCAGCACCGCCGGCACCACCATGTCCGACTTTATGGACCGCACGCTGGGGCTAGGTTATGCCACGGGGTCGATGATTCTGGTGTCGATCCTGGTGGCGATCTTTGCCCTGTGGCGTATCAGCGGCGATTCGCTGAACGTGAACAAGGTGCAGACCTTTCGCGGTGAACTGTTCTACTGGATGGCGATCCTGTTCTCCAACACCCTGGGCACGGCGCTGGGGGATTTCCTGGCGGATGATTCCGGGCTCGGGTTTGCCGGTGGCGCCTTGCTGATCGGCGCGAGCATCGCGGTGGTGGTGTTGCTGAAATACTTCACGCGGATTTCGTCGGTGCTGTTGTTCTGGGTGGCGTTTGTGCTGACCCGGCCGTTCGGTGCCACCCTGGGTGACTTCCTGACCAAACCCCATGAAAAGGGCGGGCTGGACTTTGGCACCATCGGCTCGTCGGCGGTGTTGGCGGCAGTGCTGGTGGTGATGATTGCCGGGGCGGCCTATGCCCAGCGTCGGTATGGGCGCCAGGCGGTTGCCGAGCTGTCTTGA